Proteins encoded within one genomic window of Candidatus Zixiibacteriota bacterium:
- a CDS encoding NAD+ synthase, translating into MTQPFDIDQTRKTCTRFLTGKLLQSGLKGFIVGLSGGIDSSLAAALAVAAAGPEKVLGVMMPYKTSSEASLTDARKLIEHLGIEHELVEISPMIDAYYGEITPDLKLRAGNKMARERMSILFDLAHKHQRLVLGTGNRTEICLGYTTWYGDSACSLNPVGDLYKTEVRALSRAMNIPESIITKAPSADLWTDQTDEGEIGVSYETIDQLLRLIVDEGERSIAAMEAKGFAAVDISRVVSLMNRNAFKRSLPDIAPLGKPGIPSEISLAE; encoded by the coding sequence ATGACACAACCATTCGACATTGACCAGACGCGTAAAACCTGTACGCGCTTCCTGACCGGCAAACTGCTGCAAAGCGGACTCAAGGGCTTCATCGTGGGGCTGTCCGGCGGCATTGACTCATCCCTGGCGGCGGCTCTGGCCGTAGCGGCGGCGGGGCCTGAAAAGGTTCTCGGAGTGATGATGCCGTACAAGACTTCCTCGGAGGCCTCCCTTACCGATGCCCGCAAGTTAATCGAACATCTCGGTATCGAGCATGAACTGGTCGAGATTTCACCGATGATCGATGCTTATTACGGTGAAATAACCCCGGACCTGAAGCTGCGCGCGGGCAACAAAATGGCTCGCGAGCGTATGTCGATCCTGTTCGACCTGGCCCACAAACATCAGCGACTCGTTCTCGGAACCGGTAATCGCACCGAAATTTGCCTCGGTTATACGACCTGGTACGGTGATTCCGCCTGCTCGCTTAACCCGGTCGGCGACCTCTATAAAACTGAGGTTCGTGCTTTGTCCCGGGCAATGAATATCCCCGAGTCGATCATTACCAAAGCCCCCTCGGCCGATCTCTGGACCGATCAAACCGATGAGGGAGAAATCGGCGTCAGTTATGAGACTATCGATCAGCTCCTGCGGCTGATCGTAGACGAGGGCGAACGATCTATCGCCGCTATGGAGGCCAAAGGTTTCGCTGCGGTAGATATCAGTCGGGTGGTCTCACTGATGAATCGCAATGCCTTCAAACGGAGTCTGCCCGACATTGCACCTCTGGGTAAACCGGGGATTCCGTCTGAAATCTCTCTCGCAGAGTAA